A genomic region of Leptospira mtsangambouensis contains the following coding sequences:
- the thiL gene encoding thiamine-phosphate kinase, with amino-acid sequence MKESEIIRTLFGTTPPPEDDCYFLAPNRLVTTDSLSEGTHFLHQWSSPQILAKKLVEVNVSDIIASGGKPNECFLNLGLSSVSRKKEWIKGFSKELRKSLDQYGMKLAGGDTFSAPTTQLALTVVGTVDKPWLRSGGKFGDYLYLTGSLGLSQLGYKTLKKKSKDKIYKEAVERHLSPKSRYAILNKLKDFKIHACMDITDGLIQDSERLALTSKGRLNIQIESVPLHPLAVQELGIDLCLGSGEELELLFLSPNILPTKLAGIPVTMIGKFEKGKPGVLFQKEGKHYLPKTRGFLHFSEEE; translated from the coding sequence TTGAAAGAATCCGAAATTATACGAACTCTATTTGGGACAACCCCTCCCCCTGAAGACGATTGTTACTTCTTGGCCCCGAACCGTCTTGTCACCACGGACTCACTCTCCGAAGGAACACATTTCCTTCACCAGTGGTCTTCACCGCAGATTTTGGCAAAAAAACTCGTGGAAGTCAATGTTTCCGATATCATTGCTTCCGGAGGAAAACCCAACGAATGTTTTCTGAACCTAGGTCTCTCCTCAGTTTCTAGAAAAAAAGAATGGATCAAAGGTTTTTCAAAAGAATTGCGAAAATCTTTAGACCAATATGGAATGAAACTCGCGGGAGGCGACACCTTTTCCGCGCCTACCACCCAACTGGCACTGACAGTTGTCGGCACAGTGGACAAACCTTGGTTACGTTCGGGTGGGAAATTCGGAGATTACCTATATCTCACAGGAAGTCTAGGCTTAAGCCAATTGGGCTACAAAACCCTTAAAAAAAAATCAAAAGACAAAATTTATAAAGAAGCAGTGGAACGCCATCTCTCTCCTAAGTCTCGCTATGCGATCTTAAATAAACTAAAAGATTTTAAAATTCATGCATGTATGGACATTACCGATGGGCTCATCCAAGACAGCGAACGTTTGGCTCTCACCTCCAAGGGAAGGTTAAACATCCAAATCGAATCGGTTCCCCTCCACCCACTCGCCGTCCAAGAACTTGGAATTGATTTGTGTTTGGGATCTGGGGAAGAATTAGAACTTTTGTTTTTATCACCAAATATTTTGCCAACTAAACTTGCTGGTATTCCCGTGACAATGATAGGGAAATTTGAAAAAGGAAAACCGGGAGTATTATTCCAAAAAGAAGGGAAACACTACCTCCCCAAAACAAGAGGGTTCCTTCACTTTTCAGAAGAGGAATAA
- a CDS encoding YajQ family cyclic di-GMP-binding protein, whose product MAQDPSFDIVSKIERPEIQNAVAQAMTEIQTRFDFKGSNSEIKLTEDTLVLTSENDIKLKQVIDVLTTKMAKRGISLKAFDFDSKIEPATGQTVRQKVKIQNGLDKEQTKQITTLIKDQKLKVQASIQGDSVRVVGKKKDDLQEVMAAIRNANFNFDANFTNFKG is encoded by the coding sequence ATGGCACAAGATCCATCATTTGACATTGTATCCAAAATCGAAAGACCGGAAATACAAAACGCAGTGGCCCAGGCCATGACAGAAATCCAAACCAGGTTTGATTTTAAAGGGTCCAACTCCGAAATCAAATTAACAGAAGACACTTTGGTTTTAACTTCTGAAAATGATATCAAACTGAAACAAGTGATTGATGTCCTGACCACAAAAATGGCCAAAAGGGGCATTAGTTTGAAGGCCTTTGATTTTGACTCCAAAATTGAACCAGCCACTGGCCAAACGGTCCGCCAAAAGGTAAAGATTCAGAATGGTTTGGACAAAGAACAGACCAAACAAATCACCACTCTCATCAAAGACCAAAAACTAAAAGTTCAGGCTTCCATCCAAGGGGATTCGGTTCGGGTTGTGGGCAAAAAAAAGGACGATTTGCAAGAGGTAATGGCAGCGATTCGCAACGCCAATTTCAACTTTGATGCCAATTTTACCAATTTTAAGGGCTAG
- a CDS encoding hybrid sensor histidine kinase/response regulator gives MEKPKAITKVLLLEDDPTISLLYSGLLQKHGMEVTSFAKIKSALEYLAENHLHTENIVLTDLQLPDGNGLEFVKEIRKINNHIPIVVITSTEDPKLIIEVMKEHVQDYIIKPMVPNELISRIKYQLSNKEKDYEYSEYEREKIISLEKLLDWYAYKNSRIKKGDLNSHELHKNLFYGLRTSLAQGAGFGVLTQMIDLIKSMPKAEGGGIILDADILSILEENAAYSKKVLDRFMEIEDIIFDRIDLQLVSPFVIFNEMLSLKDELKSILELRDQTLLVPEYKFKELGSQKILLNKVFFRKVIHELLLNAMRFSQSSSKIYAMLNLDSDGIYLSIVNSLGDEQFAKNGIPNEYLDLIFEPFFRLNKNIYEKHGSLDFGIGLSFVMQTIIRFGGSISALNLIDHTSDVKETKVEFKIFLPYSSSEK, from the coding sequence ATGGAAAAGCCAAAAGCGATTACGAAGGTTTTACTACTGGAAGACGATCCCACCATCTCACTTCTTTACAGTGGATTACTGCAAAAACATGGAATGGAAGTTACCAGTTTTGCGAAAATCAAATCAGCCTTAGAGTATTTAGCAGAAAACCATCTTCATACTGAAAATATTGTTTTAACGGATCTCCAATTGCCAGACGGAAATGGATTAGAATTTGTTAAGGAAATACGAAAAATTAATAACCACATACCAATCGTTGTAATTACATCAACGGAGGATCCTAAACTCATTATCGAAGTGATGAAGGAACATGTTCAGGATTACATTATTAAACCGATGGTTCCGAATGAACTTATATCTCGAATCAAATACCAACTTTCAAACAAAGAAAAAGATTACGAATATTCTGAATATGAACGCGAAAAGATTATCTCTCTTGAGAAACTTTTGGATTGGTATGCATACAAAAATAGCAGGATCAAAAAGGGTGATTTAAATTCGCATGAATTGCACAAAAACTTGTTTTACGGACTGCGTACAAGTTTAGCACAAGGTGCTGGATTTGGAGTTTTAACTCAAATGATAGACCTGATCAAATCAATGCCAAAAGCAGAAGGAGGAGGAATCATTTTAGATGCTGATATCCTCAGTATTTTGGAGGAAAATGCAGCGTATTCAAAAAAAGTATTAGATCGATTTATGGAGATAGAAGATATCATTTTTGATCGAATTGATTTACAACTTGTTTCTCCTTTCGTAATTTTTAATGAAATGTTAAGTTTGAAAGATGAGTTGAAATCGATTTTAGAATTAAGAGACCAAACATTATTAGTTCCAGAATATAAATTCAAGGAACTTGGATCGCAAAAAATATTACTGAACAAAGTTTTTTTTCGCAAAGTGATACACGAACTTTTGTTAAATGCGATGCGTTTTTCGCAAAGCTCTAGTAAAATTTATGCCATGTTGAATTTGGATTCAGACGGAATTTATTTATCGATTGTGAATTCTCTTGGAGATGAACAGTTTGCAAAAAACGGAATTCCGAATGAGTATCTGGATTTGATATTTGAACCATTTTTTAGGTTAAACAAAAATATATATGAAAAACATGGTTCTTTGGATTTTGGAATTGGATTGAGTTTTGTGATGCAGACCATCATCCGTTTTGGCGGTTCCATCTCTGCATTAAATTTAATTGATCATACAAGTGATGTGAAAGAAACAAAAGTTGAATTTAAGATTTTCCTTCCTTATTCCTCTTCTGAAAAGTGA
- the rplM gene encoding 50S ribosomal protein L13, producing MELLSKAHKTPSIAKEAVQKQWFVVDATDKTLGRLASQVASRLRGKHKSTFTPNQDCGDNIIIVNASKVAVTGRKREQKIYYHHSRYPGGMTAIAFHKLIQENPERVIMEAVKGMLPKSKLGDQMLRNCRVFAGNDHNLGAQKPLKLELK from the coding sequence ATGGAACTATTGTCTAAAGCCCACAAGACCCCTTCTATTGCAAAAGAAGCCGTACAAAAACAGTGGTTTGTTGTGGACGCAACTGATAAGACTCTCGGAAGATTGGCAAGTCAAGTAGCTTCCCGCCTTCGCGGAAAACACAAATCTACCTTCACTCCTAACCAGGATTGTGGTGATAATATCATTATCGTTAATGCTTCTAAAGTGGCTGTAACAGGTCGCAAAAGAGAACAAAAAATTTACTACCACCACTCACGTTACCCAGGTGGTATGACTGCTATCGCTTTCCACAAACTCATCCAAGAGAATCCAGAAAGAGTGATCATGGAAGCAGTCAAAGGAATGTTACCTAAATCGAAGTTAGGTGATCAAATGTTGAGAAATTGCCGCGTATTCGCAGGTAATGACCACAACTTGGGAGCTCAAAAGCCCCTAAAACTGGAGTTGAAATAA
- the alaS gene encoding alanine--tRNA ligase: MMSKTVREIAELYTSYFKGKGHTIVPSSSLIPKGDPTLLFTTAGMVQFKPLFTGAVELPYTRAASVQKCVRTTDLEVVGKTERHCTFFEMLGNFSFGDYFKKEAIEYALDFSLNHLHIPKEKIWVTIYLDDDEAKKIWMEAGIPEERIVRLGKKDNFWGPAGDSGACGPCSELYLDRGPEKGGPNCGNNPDCKPGCDCDRYLEYWNLVFNQFNQTVSGELLPLKQTGIDTGSGLERVAMLLQEVDSVYDTDELKSIIRKIETLSGITYDESTKQSFRVITDHSRSVFFSLGDGIFPDRTGRGYVIRRLIRRASLFARKLGIHEPFLYKLVGTLRDLYSVRYPELKDKAKDIESILKKEEELFLHTLEVGLEELESLLNHLKSNKQMVVTGKEGFRLYSTYGFPREMTKELVEDRGFGFDDKGFEEELEKDRDLSRASWKGKKIQYLTGLSASPELKTEFLGYTEFKTQAKVLYLFVDGKSVSEANQGSEAVVVLDKTPFYAEGGGQVGDWGYLKKEGFQFQVQDTQKENETFLHLGIILKGKISVGETIEAEIDTSRRQNLANHHSGTHLLNGALRRILGNHVAQKGSIVSSDYLRFDFSHPKALSEEEIVSIEKDVNEAVNAKISVKTEVLDIDAAKKSGALSMFDEKYGNLVRVISMGDKSKEFCGGTHVTNTKEIGYFAIIKEGSPGAGNRRVEAICGDSVIEYFLSQFQTLAAKVETHNLSAKETFGDLKEFGIGTSVPAPEDLQSLFVKEGNTAVEHLRKLRESLETELEEKSSALFKAKKKKEQLSFQMNPELVDGLLKKAHSLPKGKVVTEVFEAVDAKSLKDLADSLKAKEPEVLCLFGTSDGEASTLVFMCNKVLNERGIHCGDLLKETLVMLDGKGGGRPDMAQGGGKKPEILGAALEFALELSKKKLG, translated from the coding sequence ATGATGTCGAAAACTGTCCGCGAAATTGCAGAGTTGTATACTAGTTATTTCAAAGGGAAAGGCCACACGATTGTGCCTTCCTCAAGCCTAATCCCCAAGGGGGATCCAACACTTTTATTCACAACCGCCGGAATGGTTCAGTTCAAACCTTTGTTTACAGGAGCGGTGGAGTTACCCTACACAAGAGCTGCCTCCGTTCAAAAATGTGTTCGTACCACCGATTTGGAAGTGGTAGGTAAAACCGAAAGACATTGTACCTTCTTTGAAATGCTTGGGAATTTTTCCTTTGGTGATTATTTTAAAAAAGAGGCCATCGAATACGCGTTAGATTTTTCCTTAAACCATCTTCATATCCCCAAAGAAAAAATCTGGGTCACCATTTACCTAGATGATGATGAAGCCAAAAAAATATGGATGGAAGCAGGGATTCCCGAAGAACGAATTGTAAGGCTTGGAAAAAAGGATAATTTTTGGGGTCCTGCTGGAGACAGTGGTGCTTGTGGTCCTTGTTCGGAATTGTATTTAGACCGAGGCCCTGAAAAAGGCGGCCCGAATTGTGGTAACAATCCAGACTGCAAACCTGGATGTGATTGTGATCGTTATTTAGAATATTGGAATTTAGTATTCAACCAATTTAACCAAACTGTTTCGGGAGAACTCCTTCCTTTAAAACAAACAGGAATTGATACGGGTTCTGGCCTCGAACGTGTGGCCATGTTACTGCAAGAAGTGGACTCCGTTTATGATACCGATGAATTAAAATCCATCATTCGTAAAATTGAAACACTCTCAGGGATTACTTACGACGAATCTACAAAACAATCTTTTCGAGTGATCACGGATCATTCCCGATCCGTATTCTTTTCGTTAGGGGATGGGATTTTTCCTGACCGTACGGGACGTGGTTATGTCATTCGTAGGCTCATTCGTCGGGCATCGTTATTTGCAAGAAAACTAGGAATCCACGAACCTTTTTTATACAAACTAGTGGGGACACTCCGCGATTTATATTCCGTAAGGTATCCAGAACTAAAAGACAAAGCAAAAGACATTGAATCCATCTTAAAAAAAGAGGAAGAACTTTTCCTTCACACTTTGGAAGTGGGACTAGAAGAATTGGAATCTCTTTTGAATCACTTAAAATCGAATAAGCAAATGGTTGTTACCGGAAAAGAGGGGTTTCGTTTGTATTCTACCTACGGGTTCCCAAGAGAAATGACAAAGGAACTTGTGGAAGACCGAGGTTTTGGTTTTGATGACAAGGGATTTGAAGAGGAACTTGAAAAGGATCGAGATTTATCTCGTGCGAGTTGGAAAGGAAAAAAAATCCAATACCTAACGGGTCTTAGTGCCAGTCCAGAACTCAAAACGGAATTTTTAGGATATACGGAATTTAAAACACAGGCAAAGGTTTTATATCTTTTTGTGGATGGAAAATCCGTATCCGAGGCAAACCAAGGATCGGAAGCCGTTGTGGTTTTAGATAAAACTCCCTTTTATGCGGAAGGTGGTGGTCAGGTAGGTGACTGGGGTTACCTCAAAAAAGAAGGATTCCAGTTCCAAGTCCAAGACACTCAAAAAGAAAACGAAACTTTTTTACATCTCGGAATCATTCTCAAAGGTAAAATTTCTGTTGGAGAAACCATTGAGGCAGAGATTGATACCAGTCGGCGCCAAAATTTAGCCAACCACCACTCTGGCACACACTTGTTAAATGGTGCCCTTCGCAGGATTCTCGGGAACCATGTGGCACAAAAAGGTTCCATTGTTTCTTCTGATTATTTACGATTTGATTTTTCCCATCCAAAAGCACTTTCGGAAGAGGAAATTGTCTCTATTGAAAAAGATGTGAATGAGGCAGTGAATGCCAAAATTTCAGTCAAAACAGAAGTTTTAGATATTGATGCTGCTAAAAAGTCTGGCGCCTTATCCATGTTTGATGAAAAATATGGGAATTTGGTTCGTGTGATTTCTATGGGTGATAAATCCAAAGAATTCTGTGGGGGAACTCATGTAACGAATACAAAAGAAATTGGATACTTTGCCATCATCAAAGAAGGAAGTCCTGGGGCAGGAAACCGAAGAGTAGAAGCCATTTGTGGGGATTCGGTCATTGAATACTTTTTATCCCAGTTCCAAACTCTCGCAGCAAAAGTTGAAACACATAACTTGTCGGCCAAAGAAACCTTTGGCGATTTGAAAGAATTTGGAATTGGCACTTCCGTGCCAGCTCCCGAAGACTTACAAAGCCTTTTTGTGAAAGAAGGGAATACGGCCGTAGAACATTTACGCAAACTTCGCGAAAGTTTGGAGACGGAACTCGAAGAAAAGTCTAGTGCCCTTTTCAAAGCAAAAAAGAAAAAGGAACAATTGAGTTTTCAAATGAATCCGGAACTTGTGGATGGTCTCTTAAAAAAAGCACATTCACTTCCTAAGGGAAAAGTGGTGACAGAAGTATTTGAGGCAGTAGATGCAAAATCTTTAAAGGATTTAGCCGATAGCCTCAAAGCCAAAGAACCAGAAGTTCTTTGTTTGTTTGGAACAAGCGATGGGGAAGCCAGCACTCTCGTTTTTATGTGTAACAAGGTTTTGAATGAAAGAGGAATCCACTGTGGGGATTTATTAAAAGAAACCTTGGTGATGTTAGATGGAAAAGGTGGGGGAAGACCCGATATGGCACAAGGCGGTGGTAAAAAACCGGAAATCCTTGGGGCAGCTTTGGAATTTGCCTTGGAACTTTCCAAAAAGAAATTAGGATAA
- a CDS encoding MFS transporter, translating to MNQILFYFAFAIGTFASSCFLYSIVIFSQTLDTVKGFSGIVFFFLFLPFPIFFLYTGYLLDHFSKKWVVVSFQFFLLISSFLLGAFTEIFITYPFLLLPLAFVNGIGMTTVLPGRMAILCEVMESHRLVFHTIAGNLLLIFAFGMSPLAVGWFREEGGYSSLFLVLASFHFFSMIAFSMLRYELKIHHPNLSSDLFKLAKIPSFSANLKVVLDFLKVDSVSRQVMYMAILSMLALGPIQVILPKYVRNELGLGELARGTVLVFLGPGLFLGGILTILFHHLERKGLVLLIVFTLSSFFFLGFVPFGKPEATSFFLFCFGVSGGVLSSLLPAILQKRAEDGLRGRILSLYTVCFQFTPAVSGFLSALLADTIGSHWTFGILGGMFLCFALFSFLQYRELRQS from the coding sequence TTGAACCAAATCTTATTTTATTTTGCCTTTGCAATTGGTACCTTTGCCAGTAGTTGTTTTTTATATTCGATCGTTATATTTTCCCAAACCTTAGATACAGTAAAAGGTTTCTCTGGGATTGTTTTCTTTTTCCTCTTTTTACCGTTTCCCATTTTCTTTTTATACACAGGTTACTTACTCGATCATTTTTCTAAAAAATGGGTGGTTGTGAGTTTTCAATTTTTCCTATTGATCTCCTCATTTTTGTTAGGTGCATTTACTGAAATTTTTATAACTTATCCTTTCCTATTATTACCATTGGCATTTGTAAATGGGATTGGAATGACAACGGTTCTTCCGGGAAGAATGGCAATTTTATGCGAAGTGATGGAATCACATCGCCTTGTTTTTCATACCATTGCGGGAAATTTACTTTTGATTTTTGCTTTTGGGATGAGTCCTCTTGCTGTGGGTTGGTTTCGGGAAGAAGGTGGTTATTCGTCTTTATTTTTGGTTTTAGCTTCTTTTCATTTTTTTTCTATGATCGCCTTTTCCATGTTAAGATACGAATTAAAAATTCATCATCCAAACCTTAGTTCGGATCTTTTCAAACTGGCAAAAATTCCTTCTTTTTCGGCAAATCTGAAGGTTGTTTTAGATTTCCTAAAAGTAGATTCTGTTTCTAGACAAGTGATGTATATGGCGATCCTCAGTATGTTGGCCCTCGGTCCCATCCAAGTCATCCTTCCGAAATATGTAAGAAATGAACTGGGTCTAGGGGAACTCGCACGAGGGACGGTCCTTGTCTTTTTAGGTCCTGGATTATTTCTCGGTGGGATTCTCACCATTCTCTTTCACCATCTGGAAAGAAAGGGACTTGTGTTATTGATAGTTTTTACCTTATCGTCTTTTTTCTTTTTGGGTTTTGTTCCTTTTGGGAAACCAGAAGCCACTTCCTTTTTTTTGTTTTGTTTTGGAGTTTCGGGGGGAGTTCTTTCGAGTCTCCTTCCTGCCATTTTACAAAAACGGGCAGAAGATGGACTTCGGGGAAGAATCCTTTCTCTTTATACAGTTTGTTTCCAGTTCACTCCTGCGGTCTCCGGTTTTCTATCGGCCCTGCTTGCTGATACCATTGGTTCCCATTGGACTTTTGGGATTTTAGGTGGGATGTTTCTTTGTTTTGCCTTGTTTTCTTTTCTCCAATACCGGGAATTAAGGCAGAGTTAA
- the rpsI gene encoding 30S ribosomal protein S9 — translation MAQKAVWAVGRRKTSVARAKIASGTGKITVNHKDVKDYIKNGEHLVRRALEPLLVLEARDKYDIALNVTGGGVVGQVGAIRHAVARALVAFNESLKPTLKKEGFLTRDSRMVERKKYGLRKARRGTQFSKR, via the coding sequence ATGGCGCAAAAAGCAGTTTGGGCAGTAGGCCGACGCAAAACATCCGTTGCACGTGCAAAAATCGCATCTGGAACTGGAAAAATCACAGTAAACCATAAAGATGTAAAAGATTACATTAAAAACGGAGAACACTTAGTTCGCCGTGCACTTGAGCCACTTCTTGTTTTAGAAGCTCGCGACAAGTATGATATTGCACTCAATGTAACTGGTGGTGGAGTGGTTGGCCAAGTGGGAGCCATCCGTCACGCAGTTGCTCGTGCTCTTGTGGCTTTCAATGAGTCTTTGAAACCTACTTTGAAAAAAGAAGGATTTCTCACTCGAGATAGCCGTATGGTAGAACGTAAAAAATACGGTCTACGCAAAGCTCGTAGAGGAACTCAGTTCTCTAAACGTTAA